The Deltaproteobacteria bacterium CG11_big_fil_rev_8_21_14_0_20_49_13 sequence GGGAGGTAGAAGATCTACCCCATCCTAACCCTCCCCTTACAAAGGGGAGGGAACTCCTAGTTGCCGGAGGATACGGAATCGCACCTTTACTGGGTCTTGCCGAAAAGCTTAAGGGGAAGGATATCCACCTTTTCTACGGCGCAAGGAACTCCGACCATCTGTTATATATAGATGAGTTCAAAGAACTTGGTGTCACACTGCATCTTTCCACCGAAGACGGCTCCACTGGTGAAAAAGGTCCCGTAACAGGCATCCTTAAAAAATTCTTACAAGTTACAAGTTACAGGTCACAAGTTACGATTTACGCCTGCGGTCCACATGCGATGTTGACGGCCATCAAGTCATCAGTGATCAGTGATCGGTCATCGGTGATCGATTGTCAACTCTCGCTCGAGTCTTACATGGCGTGCGGAATAGGGGCCTGTATCGGTTGTGTGGTCAAAGATGCAAAGGGAAATTACGTTAAGGTGT is a genomic window containing:
- a CDS encoding dihydroorotate dehydrogenase electron transfer subunit, which encodes MQDTLSKIVYNEHLKGNYFRIGFETRWNDFTPGQFVMVEVKGGGAFLRRPFGIARLREGVLEVCYKVVGKGTDALSKMPVGSKTYVLGPLGNGFTLPLLCKEGRGEVEDLPHPNPPLTKGRELLVAGGYGIAPLLGLAEKLKGKDIHLFYGARNSDHLLYIDEFKELGVTLHLSTEDGSTGEKGPVTGILKKFLQVTSYRSQVTIYACGPHAMLTAIKSSVISDRSSVIDCQLSLESYMACGIGACIGCVVKDAKGNYVKVCKEGPVFSAKDVSF